A single Vallitalea okinawensis DNA region contains:
- a CDS encoding YkuS family protein — MIIGIQSGLEELMAELQSKGYPVKVMDNYINHVDVYIYSSNKVEGLLQQVDCGPTNSYGNCYGDSHGMLMINARGKNVKDIEYIINSRCYSKLDLL; from the coding sequence ATGATTATAGGTATACAAAGTGGTCTAGAAGAACTAATGGCTGAACTTCAATCAAAAGGATATCCTGTGAAAGTTATGGATAATTATATAAATCATGTAGACGTATATATTTATAGTAGTAATAAGGTTGAAGGGTTACTTCAACAGGTAGATTGTGGACCAACCAATTCTTATGGCAATTGTTATGGTGACTCCCATGGGATGCTTATGATTAATGCAAGAGGAAAAAATGTTAAGGATATTGAATATATTATAAACAGTAGATGCTATAGTAAATTAGACTTATTATAG
- a CDS encoding ParB/RepB/Spo0J family partition protein, which yields MKSRGLGKGLNALISENVVDLPKVEAKEEQLNEGSVLKVKINDIEPNKFQPRKMFDDDKLEELSESITQYGIIQPLIVTKKGDYYEIIAGERRWRAAKKASLKEVPVIISDLTSQEILEVSLIENIQREDLNPIEEAKAYDRLLNEFKLKQEELAKKISKSRSAIANTLRLLNLDARVQQLIIQGSITSGHARALLALDDPQLQYDLAIKIMDEDISVRQIEAIIKKLKEEPKKVNENTKNNSLEPIFKELEERIREVMGTKINIVHKGSKGGKIEIEYYSVDDLERIIHLIEQ from the coding sequence ATGAAGAGTAGAGGATTAGGTAAAGGGCTAAATGCATTAATATCTGAAAATGTTGTAGATTTACCTAAAGTCGAAGCAAAAGAAGAACAACTAAATGAAGGTAGTGTATTAAAGGTAAAAATCAATGATATTGAACCGAATAAATTCCAACCAAGAAAAATGTTTGATGATGATAAATTAGAAGAGTTATCAGAATCAATTACTCAATATGGTATTATTCAGCCTCTTATTGTCACAAAAAAAGGGGATTATTATGAGATTATTGCTGGAGAAAGACGATGGCGAGCAGCCAAAAAAGCATCTTTAAAAGAAGTTCCAGTAATAATTAGTGACCTCACTAGTCAAGAAATACTCGAGGTATCTTTAATCGAAAACATTCAACGTGAAGATTTGAATCCGATAGAAGAAGCTAAAGCATATGATCGCTTATTAAATGAATTCAAGTTGAAACAAGAAGAGTTAGCTAAAAAGATATCTAAAAGTCGGTCTGCAATTGCCAACACATTGAGATTACTCAATTTGGATGCAAGAGTACAGCAGTTGATCATTCAAGGATCAATAACTAGTGGACATGCAAGGGCTTTATTAGCATTAGATGATCCACAGTTACAGTATGATTTGGCAATTAAAATCATGGATGAAGATATAAGTGTAAGACAAATAGAAGCAATTATTAAGAAGCTAAAAGAAGAACCCAAGAAGGTTAATGAGAACACTAAGAATAATAGCCTAGAGCCAATCTTTAAAGAACTCGAAGAACGAATTAGAGAAGTTATGGGTACTAAAATCAACATCGTTCATAAGGGGAGTAAAGGTGGTAAAATTGAAATAGAATATTATAGCGTAGACGACTTAGAACGTATTATTCACTTAATAGAACAATAG
- a CDS encoding DUF4446 family protein has protein sequence MNDIVSIMQPYSIYIILAMAILLMILMIYIIVINRKIKILSKKYERFMKGSSGDNVEDILSEWVDKLKMLEVDKNQLKHDLSKLRQNQELCIQKVNVTRYNPFENMGGDFCFVLTLLDAYNNGIILNGLHSREGSYIYAKPVEEGKSKYKLSEEEMESLSKAI, from the coding sequence ATGAATGATATAGTAAGTATAATGCAACCTTATAGTATATATATTATACTTGCAATGGCTATACTATTGATGATCTTAATGATTTACATCATTGTGATTAACCGTAAAATTAAAATCCTTTCAAAAAAGTATGAGCGTTTTATGAAAGGAAGTAGTGGTGACAATGTAGAAGATATTCTGAGTGAGTGGGTTGATAAATTAAAAATGCTAGAGGTCGATAAAAATCAACTGAAGCATGATCTAAGTAAATTAAGACAAAATCAGGAACTTTGCATTCAAAAAGTCAATGTGACACGCTATAATCCATTTGAAAATATGGGTGGTGATTTTTGCTTTGTACTTACTCTACTGGATGCATATAATAATGGTATTATCTTAAACGGATTACATAGTCGTGAAGGGTCATACATATACGCAAAACCTGTAGAAGAAGGGAAGAGTAAATACAAACTATCAGAAGAAGAAATGGAATCTTTAAGCAAAGCAATCTAA
- a CDS encoding Cof-type HAD-IIB family hydrolase: MYKMIAIDLDDTLLNEEGDVSKENICAIEKAREEGVAIVLCSGRPSLGMHKTINSLGLDKEGEYYISFNGALIRKAHDDSKIYEANLDPDLTKRIIEYGRKYDLGIQLYIGDDMFVEKFTDRIKEYEELTGVKAIIVDDLKEHIGQGALKLLMNDDHERLKVLYEEEHNHLDEHLHMFFSRDHLLEFISLETNKGIAVMKLAERLNIKKEDVIAVGDSYNDFYMIEMAGLGITVSNGRDEVKQIAQYITSRSNNEHAIEEVIEKFIMSKEV, translated from the coding sequence ATGTATAAAATGATTGCAATAGATTTAGATGATACACTTTTGAATGAAGAAGGCGATGTCAGCAAAGAAAACATATGTGCAATAGAAAAAGCTAGAGAAGAGGGTGTAGCCATAGTTTTATGCTCTGGGCGCCCAAGTCTAGGGATGCATAAAACCATAAATAGCTTAGGGTTAGATAAAGAAGGAGAGTACTATATATCATTTAATGGAGCACTAATAAGGAAGGCTCATGATGATAGCAAAATCTATGAGGCAAATCTTGATCCTGATCTTACGAAAAGGATTATTGAGTATGGAAGAAAGTATGATTTAGGGATTCAACTGTATATAGGTGATGACATGTTTGTAGAAAAATTCACTGATAGGATAAAAGAGTATGAAGAGCTAACAGGAGTAAAAGCAATAATAGTAGATGACCTAAAGGAGCATATAGGACAGGGAGCATTAAAACTGTTGATGAATGATGACCATGAACGTCTTAAAGTACTCTATGAAGAAGAACATAATCATTTAGATGAGCATTTACATATGTTCTTTTCACGTGACCATCTACTAGAATTCATAAGTTTGGAGACTAATAAAGGAATAGCAGTTATGAAATTAGCTGAGAGATTAAATATCAAAAAAGAAGATGTAATAGCCGTTGGAGACAGCTATAATGATTTCTACATGATTGAGATGGCAGGTCTTGGTATTACTGTTTCTAATGGTAGAGATGAAGTGAAGCAAATTGCTCAATATATAACATCAAGAAGTAATAATGAACATGCTATAGAAGAAGTTATTGAAAAATTTATTATGTCTAAAGAAGTATGA
- a CDS encoding alpha/beta fold hydrolase produces the protein MNNSSLKKNALNILLGTTISLGSIALLNKLVFVKAAKQNILYAEQKDYYHWRYGNIFYTVKGSGSPILLIHGIGIGSSSYNFKEISQQLAENHTVYEIDLLGFGRSDKPKITYTAYLYVQLISDFIKNVIKRPTDVIASSLSGAFVTMCCHQNEDLFKNIMLINPSSIQSLIKYPNRLSNLSRKLLESPLIGTSIYNSMASKYSIRKFLQEKGFYKKEKVSSKMVKVFHESSHLGHVNNKYPSASFLTHYMNIDIRNAFAAIDKSIYIVWSKDNQFTNEPIIQQYNELNPSIEYSTIDDSRLLPHLEKPQEFLNICDIFF, from the coding sequence ATGAATAATTCTTCATTAAAAAAGAACGCCTTAAATATTTTATTAGGTACAACCATATCACTTGGCTCGATTGCTCTTTTAAATAAACTTGTTTTTGTAAAAGCTGCTAAGCAGAATATACTTTATGCAGAGCAAAAAGACTACTATCATTGGCGTTACGGTAATATATTTTATACTGTGAAAGGATCAGGTTCCCCTATATTACTCATACATGGTATAGGAATAGGAAGCTCCAGCTATAACTTTAAAGAAATTTCTCAGCAATTAGCGGAGAATCATACAGTTTACGAAATTGATTTATTAGGGTTTGGTCGTTCTGATAAACCAAAAATAACTTATACAGCATACTTATATGTTCAGTTAATTTCGGATTTTATTAAGAACGTAATTAAGCGCCCAACTGATGTTATCGCAAGTTCATTATCAGGTGCATTTGTGACAATGTGTTGCCATCAAAATGAAGATCTATTTAAGAACATTATGTTGATTAATCCATCAAGCATACAATCATTAATCAAATATCCTAATCGATTATCTAATCTTAGTAGAAAGCTATTAGAATCTCCTTTAATAGGGACATCTATATATAATTCAATGGCATCTAAATATTCGATTAGAAAATTTCTTCAGGAAAAAGGTTTCTATAAGAAAGAGAAAGTTTCATCTAAGATGGTTAAAGTATTTCATGAATCTTCACATTTAGGTCATGTTAATAATAAATACCCATCAGCTTCATTCTTGACACATTATATGAACATTGATATTAGAAATGCATTTGCGGCTATAGATAAGAGCATTTATATTGTATGGAGTAAAGATAATCAATTTACTAATGAACCTATTATACAGCAGTATAATGAACTAAATCCATCAATAGAATATAGTACAATTGATGATTCAAGACTATTACCACACCTAGAAAAACCTCAAGAATTCCTTAATATTTGTGATATCTTTTTTTAG
- a CDS encoding diacylglycerol/lipid kinase family protein: MKNVILMYNPKSGDTSFRFHVDTFIEAFSKKGYVVHVLRSCYKGDMEEYLSTTKINNCDGIFIAGGDGSVNEVINGMMKNNINVPLGIIPAGTANDFAKALNIPNDYEECVKALSNMHIEEIDIGKADDRYFINICCGGLFTTVSQNIDIDLKNTLGKMAYYLKGAEQIYNIKPVHLSIDIDNESFDDDFYLFLVMNSVGAGGFYHINPTADIKDGLMELIAIKASTSIKDFPRMLMKLIKGDHLNDRSILYKQCNRIQIKSDNFGEIFNETDMDGESGPDLPIDIKVIHKGIKVFSNRK; this comes from the coding sequence GTGAAGAATGTTATTTTGATGTATAATCCAAAGTCAGGTGATACCAGCTTCAGATTTCATGTAGATACTTTTATAGAAGCTTTTTCAAAAAAGGGCTATGTAGTTCATGTATTAAGAAGTTGCTATAAGGGTGACATGGAAGAATATTTATCTACAACTAAGATTAATAATTGTGACGGTATCTTCATTGCTGGTGGTGATGGATCGGTGAATGAGGTAATCAATGGCATGATGAAAAATAACATCAATGTACCTTTAGGTATTATTCCAGCAGGAACGGCTAATGATTTCGCTAAAGCATTAAATATTCCAAATGACTATGAAGAGTGTGTAAAGGCTTTATCCAATATGCATATTGAAGAAATTGATATTGGAAAAGCTGATGATCGTTATTTTATCAATATATGTTGTGGTGGTTTATTTACTACTGTTTCACAGAATATTGATATAGATCTAAAAAACACACTGGGGAAAATGGCTTATTATCTAAAAGGTGCAGAGCAGATATACAACATCAAGCCTGTTCATCTAAGTATAGATATTGATAATGAGTCATTTGATGATGATTTTTATCTATTCCTTGTAATGAATTCTGTTGGAGCTGGCGGTTTTTATCATATTAATCCGACTGCTGATATAAAAGATGGACTTATGGAGTTGATTGCTATTAAAGCTTCAACATCGATTAAAGATTTTCCTAGGATGCTAATGAAGTTGATAAAAGGGGATCATCTTAATGATCGTAGTATTCTTTATAAGCAGTGCAATAGAATTCAAATTAAATCAGATAATTTCGGTGAGATATTTAATGAAACAGATATGGATGGTGAAAGTGGACCGGATCTACCTATTGATATTAAAGTCATTCATAAAGGAATAAAGGTTTTTTCAAATAGAAAATAA
- the rsmG gene encoding 16S rRNA (guanine(527)-N(7))-methyltransferase RsmG yields MNHKDILVEGCKNLEVIISDDQVKQFHQYYQLLVEWNEKINLTAITELEDVYIKHFLDSISVCAGHDFNQSLKVVDVGTGAGFPGFPLKIAHPKIELTAIDALNKRINYLNEVVRVLDLEKVQCVHSRAEDAAQNELYREQFDLSVSRAVADLAVLTEYCLPFVKTGGKFISLKGPSISEEINNARDAIQILGGEIEEIKYIDIPFSDLKHNLVIINKVNETPLKYPRKPSKIKKRPL; encoded by the coding sequence ATGAATCATAAAGATATTTTAGTTGAGGGATGCAAAAATTTAGAAGTTATTATAAGTGATGATCAAGTGAAACAGTTTCATCAATATTATCAACTTTTAGTTGAATGGAATGAAAAAATTAATTTAACAGCCATTACAGAGTTAGAAGATGTCTATATTAAGCACTTCTTAGATTCTATAAGCGTTTGCGCGGGGCATGATTTTAATCAATCTTTAAAAGTAGTGGATGTTGGAACAGGAGCAGGCTTTCCTGGTTTTCCATTAAAAATTGCACATCCTAAAATTGAGTTAACAGCTATTGACGCATTAAATAAGCGTATTAATTACCTCAATGAGGTCGTTAGAGTATTAGACTTAGAAAAAGTTCAGTGCGTACACAGTAGAGCTGAGGATGCAGCACAGAATGAGCTATATCGAGAACAGTTTGATCTAAGTGTATCGAGAGCTGTAGCTGATTTAGCTGTGTTAACAGAGTACTGTTTACCTTTCGTTAAAACCGGTGGTAAATTTATCTCGTTAAAAGGTCCTTCTATTTCCGAGGAAATAAATAATGCTAGAGACGCAATCCAGATTTTAGGAGGGGAAATCGAAGAAATTAAATATATAGACATACCCTTCAGTGATCTTAAACACAATTTAGTCATTATTAATAAAGTTAATGAAACACCATTGAAATATCCAAGAAAACCAAGTAAAATTAAAAAGAGACCTCTGTAA
- the noc gene encoding nucleoid occlusion protein: MSKDLKILNVSLDRVRPNPYQPRRVFDQVALNDLANSIREYGVMQPISIRQLTGDSYELIAGERRLRASKMVGLDTIPAVLVEVIDQDSAVLALIENLQRENLNYFEEAEGFVNLISDYGMTQEDVAKKVGKSQSTIANKVRLLKLSSDIRKEIAEHQLTERHARALLKLPNEELQIKVIKMIADRNLNVAKTEDLIGRVMDDILDSKEEQGKQKRKIRRFIKDIRLFTNTVEKAVDVMKDSGVDINYDVNKGEDFYEISIKIPVN; encoded by the coding sequence ATGAGCAAAGATTTAAAAATATTGAATGTATCTTTAGATCGTGTACGACCAAATCCATACCAGCCTAGACGTGTATTCGATCAGGTAGCGTTAAATGATTTAGCAAATTCAATACGTGAGTATGGCGTTATGCAACCTATAAGTATACGTCAATTAACTGGTGATAGTTATGAACTTATTGCGGGAGAACGACGATTAAGAGCATCTAAGATGGTTGGATTAGATACCATACCGGCTGTGTTAGTGGAGGTAATTGATCAAGATAGTGCGGTTTTAGCTTTAATTGAGAATCTGCAAAGAGAAAATCTTAACTACTTTGAGGAAGCTGAAGGTTTTGTCAACCTCATTTCTGATTACGGTATGACCCAAGAAGACGTGGCAAAAAAAGTTGGTAAGAGTCAATCGACCATCGCTAATAAGGTTCGTTTATTAAAGCTTAGTAGCGATATAAGAAAGGAAATAGCAGAGCACCAATTAACTGAGAGGCATGCTAGAGCCTTATTAAAATTACCGAATGAGGAGCTACAGATAAAGGTTATTAAGATGATAGCTGATCGGAATTTAAACGTAGCAAAAACAGAGGATTTAATTGGACGAGTTATGGATGACATTTTGGATTCCAAAGAAGAACAAGGTAAGCAAAAGAGAAAAATTAGAAGATTTATTAAGGATATACGATTATTTACAAATACAGTTGAAAAAGCAGTAGATGTGATGAAGGATTCAGGTGTCGATATTAATTATGATGTTAATAAAGGTGAGGATTTTTATGAGATAAGCATTAAAATTCCTGTTAATTAA
- a CDS encoding GNAT family N-acetyltransferase, which yields MIKGVWKKGTDNLHEAFEIRKKVFVEEQNVPQELEYDEYDRQADHIIIYEGNQPVATGRLFETDDSIFMLGRIAVLREYRGKSIGDFLVRMMVRKAFDEGAKEVQLHAQLSVKKFYEKLGFIAYGDIFDEAGIDHIHMKRDRDVGGCCG from the coding sequence ATGATAAAAGGTGTTTGGAAAAAAGGAACGGATAATTTACATGAAGCCTTTGAAATACGTAAAAAAGTATTTGTTGAAGAACAGAATGTTCCTCAAGAATTAGAATATGACGAATATGATCGCCAAGCTGACCATATTATCATCTATGAAGGTAATCAACCCGTGGCTACTGGCAGACTTTTTGAAACAGATGATTCTATTTTTATGTTAGGACGAATAGCTGTTCTAAGAGAGTATAGGGGGAAGAGTATAGGTGACTTTTTAGTACGGATGATGGTTAGAAAAGCATTCGATGAAGGTGCAAAAGAGGTCCAATTACATGCCCAGTTATCTGTAAAAAAGTTCTATGAAAAACTAGGATTTATAGCCTATGGTGACATTTTTGATGAAGCGGGTATAGATCATATCCATATGAAAAGAGACCGTGACGTAGGCGGATGTTGTGGATGA
- a CDS encoding ParA family protein, whose translation MAKIIAVANQKGGVGKTTTAINLSACLAELGKMVLTIDIDPQGNTSSGLGIDKTELDNTVYELLLGKVDIFECKMPVKCCEMDIIPSSMDLAGAEIELIGVEHREFLLKKVLDPIKDYYDYIIIDCPPSLNMLTINALAAADSVMVPLQCEFYALEGLTQLINTVNLVKQRLNPNLELEGIVFTMYDSRTNLSLQVVEEVRNHLGDKIYDAMIPRNIRLGEAPSYGLPIIKYDNRSKGAESYMELAKEFIERG comes from the coding sequence ATGGCGAAGATAATAGCTGTCGCTAATCAAAAGGGTGGAGTAGGAAAAACTACAACTGCTATAAATCTATCTGCATGCTTGGCGGAATTAGGGAAAATGGTATTGACAATTGATATTGATCCTCAGGGCAACACTTCAAGTGGGCTAGGAATAGACAAGACAGAGCTAGATAATACGGTTTATGAACTGCTTTTAGGAAAAGTAGATATATTCGAATGTAAGATGCCTGTAAAGTGTTGCGAAATGGATATAATACCGTCAAGTATGGATTTAGCAGGAGCAGAAATAGAACTTATCGGTGTGGAGCATAGGGAATTTCTTTTAAAAAAAGTTCTAGATCCCATTAAGGATTATTACGATTACATAATAATTGATTGTCCACCATCTCTCAATATGCTGACTATCAATGCGTTAGCAGCAGCTGATTCTGTTATGGTACCCTTACAATGTGAGTTTTACGCTTTAGAAGGATTAACACAATTAATTAATACTGTTAATCTGGTTAAACAAAGATTGAACCCCAATTTGGAGCTGGAAGGAATTGTTTTTACAATGTATGACAGTCGTACGAACTTATCTTTACAAGTTGTTGAAGAAGTCAGAAATCATTTAGGCGATAAGATTTACGATGCAATGATTCCAAGAAATATTCGTTTAGGAGAAGCACCAAGTTATGGGTTGCCGATAATAAAATATGATAACCGCTCAAAAGGAGCAGAGAGTTATATGGAACTTGCTAAGGAATTTATAGAAAGAGGTTAG
- the argS gene encoding arginine--tRNA ligase, translated as MKVYNQIAQLINSKVKELPLDDIKEILEVPPNTDMGDFAFPCFRLAKVFRKAPNIIASELAVGLKDEPMLDNVEVVGGYLNLFVDKAYLAKNIFESFCDKDVDYGTSEDSKGKTVVLDYSSPNIAKQFHIGHLRTTVIGNALAKIHTALGYKAVRVNHLGDWGTQFGKLIVAYKKWGSKDDIKSKGIDGLMELYIRFHDEAEKLDALNDEAREWFTKMENGNEEALELWNWFKEISMVDFNRVYDLLGVDFDSFAGESFYNDKMQPVVDELREKGLLEESEGANIVDLSDSDMPPVLITKKDGSSLYATRDLAASIYRKNTYNFDKCLYVTGLEQKLHFAQWFKVIEKMGYDWADQLHHIPYGLVSLKSGKLSTRKGQIILLEELLKEAIQRSEEVINDKNPNLENKEAIAKDIGIGAIIFNDLYNNRIKDVIFSWDKVLNFDGETGPYVQYTHARASSLLRKGEYTELNKNIDVSKLTDEYTINVLKVVEKFPSKVREAADKLEPSIITRYIVDVAQAFNKFYHENPILVDDVELKQARLTIAYIVKNVIKNGLDLLGINAPEKM; from the coding sequence GTGAAAGTATATAATCAAATAGCTCAACTTATAAATAGTAAAGTTAAAGAACTACCTCTCGATGATATTAAAGAGATTTTAGAGGTACCGCCTAATACTGACATGGGGGATTTCGCATTCCCATGTTTCAGATTAGCTAAAGTGTTTAGGAAAGCGCCTAATATTATTGCTTCAGAACTTGCTGTGGGTTTAAAAGACGAGCCTATGCTTGACAATGTAGAAGTTGTGGGGGGCTATTTAAATTTATTTGTTGATAAAGCGTATTTAGCAAAAAATATTTTTGAGAGCTTCTGCGATAAAGATGTAGATTACGGAACATCTGAGGACTCTAAAGGAAAGACGGTAGTTTTAGATTATTCCTCACCTAACATAGCTAAACAGTTTCATATTGGTCATTTAAGAACAACTGTAATTGGGAATGCCCTTGCAAAGATTCATACCGCACTTGGATATAAAGCTGTTCGTGTTAATCATTTAGGGGATTGGGGAACTCAATTTGGTAAGCTTATTGTGGCTTATAAAAAATGGGGTTCAAAAGACGATATCAAGAGTAAGGGTATAGATGGTCTTATGGAATTGTACATTAGGTTCCATGATGAGGCAGAAAAGCTAGATGCTCTTAATGATGAAGCAAGAGAATGGTTTACTAAAATGGAAAACGGCAATGAGGAAGCTTTAGAACTTTGGAACTGGTTCAAAGAAATTAGTATGGTAGATTTTAATAGAGTTTATGATCTCCTTGGAGTAGACTTTGATTCTTTCGCAGGAGAAAGTTTCTATAATGACAAAATGCAACCTGTTGTTGATGAATTACGTGAAAAAGGCCTACTTGAAGAGAGTGAAGGAGCAAATATTGTGGATCTTTCTGATAGTGATATGCCACCTGTACTCATAACTAAAAAAGATGGTAGTTCTCTTTATGCTACAAGAGATTTAGCTGCATCAATCTATAGAAAAAATACTTATAACTTTGATAAATGTCTTTATGTAACTGGTCTAGAGCAAAAACTTCATTTTGCTCAATGGTTTAAGGTTATTGAAAAGATGGGGTATGATTGGGCAGATCAATTACATCATATACCTTATGGTCTTGTAAGCCTAAAATCCGGTAAACTTTCGACACGTAAAGGACAGATTATTTTATTGGAAGAGCTTTTAAAAGAAGCTATCCAACGTTCTGAAGAAGTTATTAATGATAAAAATCCTAATCTAGAAAATAAAGAAGCTATAGCAAAAGATATTGGTATTGGTGCAATTATTTTTAATGATCTTTATAATAACCGAATCAAGGATGTTATATTCTCTTGGGATAAAGTTTTGAATTTTGATGGAGAGACGGGACCTTATGTTCAATATACTCATGCTAGAGCTTCGAGTTTATTGAGAAAAGGTGAATATACTGAACTTAATAAGAATATAGATGTAAGTAAGTTAACAGATGAATATACTATAAATGTTTTAAAAGTAGTTGAAAAGTTTCCTTCCAAAGTTAGAGAAGCTGCTGATAAATTAGAACCTTCTATAATAACACGATATATTGTAGATGTGGCTCAAGCTTTCAACAAGTTTTATCATGAGAATCCTATACTTGTAGACGATGTAGAACTTAAGCAAGCACGTTTAACTATTGCCTATATAGTTAAAAATGTAATTAAGAATGGACTGGATCTTCTTGGTATAAATGCACCAGAGAAGATGTAA